One Nitrospira sp. DNA window includes the following coding sequences:
- a CDS encoding 1-deoxy-D-xylulose 5-phosphate synthase has product MSLLKNIHSPADLKRLSPDQFPELCQEIREQIISVVSNVGGHLASNLGVVELTVALQYLLDTPKDKIVWDTSNQAYTHKLLTGRREQFHTLRQYGGLSGFCKREESVYDTFNAGHAGTGVSAAFGMVEAREQRHEHHKVICVVGDGAMTAGMTLEGLHHAGGTNKDFIVVLNDNQMSISKNVGAISAYLNRTFTGEFYARMREETGQLLRKIPHIGVEVQKIARRAEELAKGAILPGLLFEELGFQYAGPIDGHNFEHLLPTLENVLKMKGPVLLHVITKKGLGYEPAMENPVWFHACPSFVRETGVPAKKAARPSYTALAVDALIKVAKQDKRIVAITAAMCEGTGLNAFEKVFPDRIYDVGIAEQHAVTFAAGLAAQGMKPVVALYSTFLQRAYDQVVHDVATQNLPVTFCIDRGGLVAEDGTTHHGAFDFAFLRHVPNMVVTAPKDENELQHLIKTCVSYDGPASVRYARGVSLGVPMDPEPKALPIGKGELLREGTDVAIVAIGVTVWPAVKAAERLAEEGISAAVINARFAKPLDGELIVKTAKNVRCLVTVEEGSKMGGFGSAVLEVLSEAGITHLRTKLIGLPDWYIEQGPQDLLRERYGLTADGIYSNVKTLFGAGVAADEAARLALLVGSLPHGDEQGS; this is encoded by the coding sequence ATGTCGCTGTTGAAAAATATCCACAGTCCGGCTGATTTGAAACGTCTCTCCCCAGACCAGTTCCCCGAACTATGCCAGGAGATCCGTGAGCAAATCATTTCTGTGGTGTCGAATGTCGGTGGACACCTGGCCTCCAACCTCGGCGTGGTGGAATTGACGGTCGCCCTGCAATATCTCCTGGATACGCCGAAGGATAAAATCGTGTGGGATACCAGCAACCAGGCCTATACCCACAAGCTGCTGACGGGCCGCCGTGAGCAATTCCATACGCTTCGGCAGTACGGGGGGCTGAGCGGATTCTGCAAGCGCGAGGAGAGTGTCTACGATACGTTCAACGCCGGGCATGCCGGCACCGGGGTCTCCGCCGCGTTCGGCATGGTGGAAGCTCGGGAGCAACGACATGAGCACCATAAAGTCATTTGCGTCGTCGGTGACGGCGCGATGACCGCCGGCATGACTCTGGAAGGGTTGCACCATGCCGGAGGGACCAATAAGGATTTCATCGTCGTCTTGAACGACAACCAGATGTCCATCTCCAAGAACGTCGGAGCGATTTCAGCCTACCTGAACCGGACCTTCACCGGTGAATTCTACGCGCGCATGCGGGAAGAAACCGGCCAACTGTTGCGGAAGATTCCCCATATCGGCGTGGAGGTGCAGAAAATTGCGCGGCGAGCCGAGGAATTGGCCAAGGGCGCGATTCTCCCCGGTCTGTTGTTCGAAGAATTGGGCTTTCAGTATGCCGGGCCGATCGATGGGCATAATTTCGAGCACCTCCTGCCGACGCTGGAGAATGTGCTGAAGATGAAGGGCCCGGTCCTGCTCCACGTCATCACGAAGAAAGGGTTGGGGTATGAGCCGGCGATGGAAAACCCGGTCTGGTTCCATGCCTGTCCCTCGTTCGTGCGCGAAACGGGCGTGCCGGCCAAGAAGGCGGCGAGGCCAAGCTACACGGCACTGGCGGTCGATGCGCTCATCAAGGTGGCCAAGCAGGACAAGCGGATCGTGGCCATCACCGCGGCCATGTGCGAAGGCACCGGGCTCAATGCGTTCGAGAAGGTGTTCCCGGATCGCATCTATGACGTCGGCATCGCCGAGCAGCATGCCGTCACCTTTGCGGCCGGATTGGCTGCTCAGGGGATGAAGCCGGTGGTCGCCCTCTATTCCACCTTTTTGCAACGGGCCTACGACCAGGTCGTGCACGATGTCGCCACGCAAAACCTGCCCGTGACCTTCTGTATCGATCGCGGCGGACTCGTGGCGGAAGACGGGACGACCCACCATGGCGCGTTCGACTTCGCCTTCTTGCGGCATGTGCCGAACATGGTGGTCACGGCCCCCAAGGATGAAAACGAATTGCAGCACTTGATCAAGACCTGTGTGAGCTACGACGGTCCCGCCTCGGTGCGGTACGCCCGCGGAGTGAGCCTCGGAGTTCCGATGGACCCGGAGCCCAAGGCGCTGCCGATCGGCAAGGGTGAATTGCTGCGCGAAGGGACCGATGTGGCGATCGTGGCGATCGGGGTCACGGTCTGGCCCGCGGTCAAAGCTGCCGAACGGTTGGCGGAAGAGGGCATTTCCGCGGCCGTGATCAACGCCCGGTTTGCCAAACCATTGGACGGCGAATTAATCGTCAAGACGGCGAAGAACGTGCGCTGTCTGGTCACCGTCGAGGAAGGCTCCAAGATGGGAGGGTTCGGCTCTGCGGTGCTGGAGGTCCTGTCGGAGGCGGGGATCACCCACCTGCGGACGAAGCTCATCGGCCTGCCGGATTGGTACATCGAGCAGGGACCGCAAGATCTGTTGCGTGAACGGTATGGCTTGACGGCGGACGGCATCTACTCGAACGTGAAGACCTTGTTCGGAGCCGGCGTCGCCGCGGATGAAGCTGCGCGACTGGCCTTGCTTGTGGGGAGTTTGCCGCACGGAGACGAGCAGGGAAGTTAA
- a CDS encoding (E)-4-hydroxy-3-methylbut-2-enyl-diphosphate synthase (flavodoxin), producing MHITRKKTRQIRVGSVKIGGDAPISVQSMCSTDTRDVKATVAQIRQLEEVGCEVIRVAVPDEEAAAALPQIKAAMTVPLIADIHFDHRLALKAAEIVDCVRINPGNIGAWWKVQEVIKAVNGRGIPLRVGVNGGSLERPLLDKYGWPSPEALSESALNAVHALEDEGFTNMKVSLKASDVHHAIDAYYLFSTQANYPLHIGITEAGTAMTGAVKSAIGLGWLLSQGIGDTLRVSLAADPVEEVKVGYEILKSLELRHRGINVIACPTCGRVEIDVVRMANELEKKLGHIKTPMNVSVLGCVVNGIGEGKEADIGIAGGEGKGILFKKGKLMRKVPMEELMDTLIQEVELLAKEKEAEAGTPHDQAASHNRHAESGWEPIGHAADQQSTIVRDIPVLPNKR from the coding sequence ATGCACATCACTCGGAAGAAAACCAGGCAGATCAGGGTCGGGTCGGTCAAGATCGGCGGGGATGCGCCGATTTCGGTCCAGTCGATGTGCTCGACCGATACGCGTGATGTGAAGGCTACGGTGGCGCAGATTCGCCAACTGGAAGAGGTCGGCTGCGAGGTCATTCGTGTCGCGGTGCCGGACGAGGAAGCGGCGGCGGCCCTTCCTCAGATCAAGGCCGCGATGACGGTACCGTTGATCGCCGACATTCACTTCGACCATCGCCTGGCCCTCAAGGCCGCGGAAATCGTCGATTGCGTCCGCATCAATCCCGGTAACATCGGAGCCTGGTGGAAAGTGCAGGAGGTGATCAAGGCGGTCAATGGGCGGGGGATCCCCTTGCGTGTGGGGGTCAACGGCGGATCGCTGGAGAGACCTTTATTGGATAAGTACGGATGGCCCTCGCCGGAAGCCCTGTCGGAATCGGCCTTGAATGCGGTCCATGCCTTGGAAGACGAGGGTTTCACCAACATGAAGGTGTCGCTCAAGGCTTCCGACGTGCACCATGCCATCGACGCCTATTATTTGTTCTCGACCCAGGCGAATTATCCCCTGCACATCGGGATCACGGAAGCAGGGACGGCGATGACCGGGGCGGTCAAATCCGCCATCGGCCTCGGATGGCTCCTGTCGCAAGGTATCGGCGACACCCTGCGGGTCTCGCTCGCTGCCGATCCGGTGGAAGAGGTCAAAGTCGGGTATGAAATCCTCAAGTCGCTGGAATTGCGCCATCGCGGGATCAATGTGATCGCCTGCCCGACCTGCGGCCGGGTTGAGATCGACGTGGTGCGCATGGCGAATGAGCTGGAAAAGAAACTGGGCCATATCAAGACGCCGATGAATGTATCGGTGCTCGGCTGTGTCGTGAACGGCATCGGGGAAGGCAAGGAAGCGGATATCGGCATTGCCGGAGGAGAAGGCAAGGGCATTCTCTTCAAGAAGGGCAAGCTGATGCGGAAGGTGCCCATGGAAGAACTCATGGACACGCTGATTCAGGAAGTCGAACTCCTGGCCAAGGAAAAGGAAGCCGAAGCCGGGACACCTCACGACCAGGCGGCATCGCACAACAGGCATGCAGAGTCCGGTTGGGAGCCGATCGGCCATGCGGCGGATCAACAGTCGACCATTGTCCGCGACATTCCCGTTCTCCCGAACAAGCGATAG
- a CDS encoding surface antigen (D15) encodes MQGDHLLSIRILLALAGVLLLGLPVPALADTQIFPIPSVSTSKNDGNDAGLIMPILIADPDGELKYLMAPMLIQNSIVGTRGVFNLFKYEPGGRQMRFIASLTERIERKLLFDYVDPAFGNGQYFLNFGGTFFKNATSRFFGLGEKTVLEDQTNYTAREARAYWRLGLYANEVTQVSVGQRVRQMHIQRGATGLPFSGERFPTVDGMQGESIIVGHRVTFHYDTRDSLVTPTDGMAVTAYAEVNQNVRNSDHPVYSRYEIEVKKLFPSESKRAILVVRADLQATLGTQVPFFEQSSLGGQNNLRGFGVDRYIDKHLIALSIEERIHVLRTKLAGVTADFEIAPFLDTGQVFNSFKDVSFQDYRMTPGLGFRAIVRPNVVGRIDYGYSREGGAVFAGLDFPY; translated from the coding sequence ATGCAGGGTGATCACTTGCTTTCGATTCGTATTCTCCTGGCGCTGGCCGGAGTCCTGCTGCTGGGCCTTCCGGTTCCGGCCCTCGCAGACACGCAAATCTTCCCCATTCCCTCGGTCTCGACGAGTAAAAACGACGGCAACGATGCCGGCCTGATCATGCCGATCCTGATCGCGGACCCGGACGGCGAGTTGAAATATCTCATGGCGCCCATGCTCATCCAGAATTCGATCGTCGGCACCCGCGGCGTGTTCAATCTTTTCAAATACGAACCCGGCGGGCGGCAGATGCGGTTCATCGCTTCGCTGACCGAACGGATCGAGCGCAAGCTGTTGTTCGACTACGTCGATCCGGCCTTCGGCAACGGGCAATATTTCCTCAACTTCGGCGGCACGTTCTTCAAGAACGCGACGTCGCGGTTTTTCGGGCTCGGAGAGAAAACCGTGCTGGAGGACCAGACGAATTACACGGCTCGGGAGGCGCGCGCCTACTGGCGGCTCGGTCTGTATGCGAACGAAGTGACGCAGGTCTCGGTGGGGCAGCGGGTGCGGCAGATGCACATCCAGCGGGGCGCCACGGGCCTCCCCTTTTCGGGCGAACGGTTTCCGACGGTCGATGGGATGCAGGGCGAATCCATCATCGTGGGGCATCGGGTGACCTTCCACTACGATACGCGCGACAGCCTGGTCACGCCCACCGACGGCATGGCCGTGACCGCCTATGCCGAGGTGAACCAGAATGTGAGAAACAGCGACCATCCGGTCTATTCGCGATACGAGATCGAGGTCAAGAAGTTGTTCCCCAGTGAATCGAAACGCGCCATTCTCGTCGTGCGCGCCGATTTGCAGGCGACGTTGGGGACGCAGGTCCCGTTTTTCGAACAGTCCTCGCTCGGGGGACAGAACAACCTGCGTGGGTTCGGTGTCGATCGATATATCGATAAGCATTTGATCGCCCTCAGCATCGAGGAGCGCATCCACGTCCTGCGAACGAAATTGGCCGGCGTGACGGCGGATTTCGAGATCGCGCCCTTCCTGGACACAGGCCAGGTGTTCAATTCGTTCAAGGACGTCAGCTTTCAGGACTATCGCATGACGCCTGGTCTCGGGTTTCGTGCGATCGTCCGTCCCAACGTCGTCGGTCGCATCGATTATGGCTACAGTCGCGAAGGCGGGGCCGTCTTTGCAGGGTTGGATTTTCCCTACTAG